CCGACGATCCCTCCGGCGATCGCGTACGTGACGACCCGGCCGAGGTTGAAGAGGAGGTGGGGGAGCGTCGCGCGCCGGTCCGGGAGCGAGAGGGCGTACCCGGCGACCAGCGGGCCGCACATGCCGACGCAGTGCCCCGCCCCACCGAGCAGCCCCGCTCCGAAGAGGATCCACGCAGTGGAGTCAGTCGGCCAGTTCAAAACGGAACTCCGCCTTTCCACGCCCCGGGACGGTCAGCGTCGCCTCCCGGTCCTTGCGGCCGCTGGGGCAGCGGACGGCGACCCCGGTTCCGCGATAACGGCCGGCGGCGAAACGCGCGAGGTCGACGCGGTTCCGCCCCATGTCCATCCCGCGCATGGACAGTTCGATGAACGGCGCGGGGCCTTCGTAGCCGGGGATATCCGCCGTGAAGGAGAGCTCCCGCATCCCGGGGGGAGGCCAAGGGGAGATGGTGAGCGTCGGCTCCGGAATTCCCGAGGTCGGGCGCAGGGGGACCGGGATGACGTCCGCGGCCGGACCCGTGCCGTCGGGATGCGCCGTCGCCGTCCACCGGCGGCGCGCGTGCAGCTTCCCGGAGTCCACCGCGAGCGAGAACATCCATTCCCCGGCGGCGGGGAGGAACAGCTCCGCGGCGTAGACCCCGGGGGACTCCTCGCGGAGCGGGAATTCCCGGTCGCTCCCCGTGCCGGAGATCCGCATCGCGGCCAAGGTCGCCCGGGCGCCCCGCAAGGGGCCGGCCGACGTCGACAGCTCCGCGGCGAACCGGCTTCTTCCCGCGCGGTAGTCGCCCGGAAGGACCGCCCGGAACCGCAAGCGCGCCTCCTCTTCCCGCCCGGGGAACTCGGCGACCGCGGCCTGGTAGTAGTTCCGCTCCACGAGCCCGTCGAACGACCGGTGCGCGATCCAGACCGTCCCTGCGATCAGCGCTCCGAACAGCGCGAAGATCCCCGCGATCAGCCGCTTCACGGGTACGCCGCCTCCCGGACGAACCGGAAACCGTTCCCTTCCGCGGTGAAGCGCACCTCGCCCCGCGTCTCCCCGTCCGACGTCACCGCCACGCTCCCGAAGGCGCGCGATTTCGGCGCGGCCGCGATGCCGGGATCGCCGAGGATCCGGGCCGGCCGGTCGACGGACAGGCGCATCCGCACCGGCTCCGCCCGCCCGTTGCGGACGGAGTACCGGTACAGGTTTCCGCCGCCCCCGGGACCGGATCCCTCCCATTGGACCGCGAACGCGACCGAAGGCTGGGCCCATACGGCGAAAAGGAACGCGAGCCCCGCGGCGGCCGCGGTCCCGGCGAAGAGGTACGCCCTCGCGCGGCGGACCGTCCCCCGGTAGGAGATGAACGGATCGATCCCGCGGGCGGCCGTCACGCCCCGGCACGCGTCGATGCACGTCGCGCACGCGAGGCACTCCCTCTGGTCCCCCTTCCGGATATCGATCCCGACCGGGCAGACCCGGGCGCAGAGGTTGCAGCGGAGGCAGTCGGCGCGGCCGGGGTCGAACGCCACCGAGATCGTCATGCCGTCCGCCACCGCGTTCTGCAGCATCCCGTAGGGGCACGCGGTGCCGCAGAACCTCGTCCCGAGCACTCCCACCATCCCGTAGACGACCCCCCACTGCGCCAGGAAGAAGCCGAGGAGCACCGGGGAGCGGAAAAGGTTCCGGAACGTTTCCGCGGGCGGGACGAAGAACCACAGGAGGGAGAGGGAGACGAGCGCGGAGAGCGGCACCAGAACGACGGACGCGCCCGACTTGCGCGCCCTGCCCGGTAGGGCGGAGGCCATCCACCGCGCGACCTCCGCGATCACGGTCTGCGGGCAGAGCCACCCGCACCACACGCGCCCGAACACCGCGGTCGTCCCGACGGCGAGGAGGAGCAGGAAGAGGACGAGGAGGAGCACGAGATGGAACTGGTCGATCCACAGGACCGACCCGAAGAAGAGGAGCCGCATCGTGGGGATGTCGAACCGGAACGCGCTGTCTCCTCCGATCCGGAGGAAGGGGAGGAGCAGGGTCGCCGCCCCCCCGAGGAGGGCGACGGCCCTGCGTCTACGGGTCCACACTACGGCTTCTTCCCATACTCCCGCACGGAGTCGACGTACGCCAGCACTTTCCAGATCCGGTCCCGTCCCAGCTCCGACTCGAACCCGGGCATGCCGCCGGGGCGCCCTCCGGCGATCGACTCGAACTTCAGCCGGTCGACCTCGCCGAACTTCAGGTGGCCGACCAGGGTCGGGCCGTCGCCCCCCTGGAGGTCCGCCCCGTGGCAGCCGGCGCACTTCTCCGCGTAGAGGAGCTTCCCCTCCACGATGCTCTTCTCGTCCTTCTCGTACGGGTTCTCGTCCATCCGCATCGCGCCGGCGGCGGACTTCGCCCGGTCCGCCTCCGCGTCCCTGGCGAACACCTTGTACTGCGACCAGCCGCTGATCTCCGGGGTGTACGCCGCGATGTAGTAGACCCCCCAGGCGATCAGGCCGACCACGAGCGCGAGGAATCCGCGGGGGACCTTGTTGTGGCTTTCCATGTCGCCGAACGGATTCTCCATCGGATCATCCCTCCCGGACGCCGCCCGAGGGGCCGGGAGGCGTTTCGTCGTCCTCGAGCATGCGGAACTTCGGCGCCTCGACCCGCTCGAACCGCCGCTTGCCGTAGTAGTAGGCGACGATCCCCGCGAAGACCGCCCCCAGGGCCGCGGTGAACAGGATGTACAGCAGCGCGGAGGCGCTCATTCCCTCTCCAGGCGACGGATGTAGGAGACCACCTTCCACACCCGGTCCTTCCCGAGCTGCGGAAGGAACGGCGGCATCCCGCCGGGGCGTCCCTCCGCCACGGAGGCGTACAGGTCGGCATCCCCGTTGCCGAACCGGTGATCCTTCACCGCCAGTTTCGGCCCGAACCCCCCGGCGCCCTTCTCCCCGTGGCAGCTCCGGCAATTCTCCTGGAAGATCTTCTCGCCTTCCTCTTCGGCGGCCCGGCTGCCCGCGAACGGATTCCGGGTCGCCGCGGGCACCGCCGCCGCCCCGGCTCCCGAGGCCTGCTGCGCGGCCTTCAGGTCCTTCCCGAGCTTCTGCAGGTACGCCACCATGGCGTCCTGCTCGGTCAGCTCCCCCCGAAGGGCGGCGGACGTCGACCGGTTCCGCGCGTTCGCGGAGGCGTACGCCGGCGACGTCACCGCCTCCCGGAACGCCGAAAGCTGCCGGGCGACCTCCGCCTCGTCGTAGCCGTACCCGAGCACCTTCGCCTTCCGCGCCGTGAGGGACGTGTCGAGCTTCGCCGACGCGAGCCACGGGTACGCGGGCATGTTCGACTTCGGGAACATCCCCTGGGGATCCCGCATGTGCTGGTAGTGCCACGAGTCGGGGTACTTCCCTCCAACCCGGGCGAGGTCGGGTCCGGTCCGCCGGGAGCCCCAGAGGAACGGCCTGTCCCAGGCGGACTCCTCGGGCTTGGAGTATTCTCCGTAGCGCGCCACCTCGGTCCGGAGCGGCCGGACCGTCTGCGTGTGGCAGTTGTTGCACCCCTCGCGGATGTAGATGTCGCGTCCCTCCAGCTCGACCGCCGTGTACGGCTTGACGAGCGGGCTCACGGGCTGGGTGGACGGCAGGAAGAGCGGGATGAAGGTCGTGACGAGCGTTCCGATCGAGATGACGACGACCGCGGCGATCGCGAACAGGACCGGTTTTTCGTAGAGGCTGTCGAAGTTCATCGGTCACACCGCCTGTGGTTTTGGACGGGAGGTCATGAACAGGTTGTAGGCGAACACCAGGATCCCGGCGAAGTAGAGGAGGCCGCCGGCGAACCGGACGATCCAGAACGGGTACATCGCGGCCACGGAGTCGAGGAACGTGTACATCAGCGATCCGTCGGGGTTGGTCGCCTTCCACATGGCGCCCTGCACGATCCCCGCGATCCACAGCGTCGCCGTGAAGAGGAGCTGGCCGACCAGGATGAGCCAGAAGTGGACGTTGGCCAGCTTCTCGCTGTGGACCTCGCGACCGGACAC
The genomic region above belongs to Deltaproteobacteria bacterium and contains:
- the ccoO gene encoding cytochrome-c oxidase, cbb3-type subunit II gives rise to the protein MNFDSLYEKPVLFAIAAVVVISIGTLVTTFIPLFLPSTQPVSPLVKPYTAVELEGRDIYIREGCNNCHTQTVRPLRTEVARYGEYSKPEESAWDRPFLWGSRRTGPDLARVGGKYPDSWHYQHMRDPQGMFPKSNMPAYPWLASAKLDTSLTARKAKVLGYGYDEAEVARQLSAFREAVTSPAYASANARNRSTSAALRGELTEQDAMVAYLQKLGKDLKAAQQASGAGAAAVPAATRNPFAGSRAAEEEGEKIFQENCRSCHGEKGAGGFGPKLAVKDHRFGNGDADLYASVAEGRPGGMPPFLPQLGKDRVWKVVSYIRRLERE
- a CDS encoding FixH family protein yields the protein MKRLIAGIFALFGALIAGTVWIAHRSFDGLVERNYYQAAVAEFPGREEEARLRFRAVLPGDYRAGRSRFAAELSTSAGPLRGARATLAAMRISGTGSDREFPLREESPGVYAAELFLPAAGEWMFSLAVDSGKLHARRRWTATAHPDGTGPAADVIPVPLRPTSGIPEPTLTISPWPPPGMRELSFTADIPGYEGPAPFIELSMRGMDMGRNRVDLARFAAGRYRGTGVAVRCPSGRKDREATLTVPGRGKAEFRFELAD
- a CDS encoding cbb3-type cytochrome c oxidase subunit 3, with the protein product MSASALLYILFTAALGAVFAGIVAYYYGKRRFERVEAPKFRMLEDDETPPGPSGGVREG
- a CDS encoding c-type cytochrome, whose product is MENPFGDMESHNKVPRGFLALVVGLIAWGVYYIAAYTPEISGWSQYKVFARDAEADRAKSAAGAMRMDENPYEKDEKSIVEGKLLYAEKCAGCHGADLQGGDGPTLVGHLKFGEVDRLKFESIAGGRPGGMPGFESELGRDRIWKVLAYVDSVREYGKKP
- a CDS encoding 4Fe-4S binding protein, whose amino-acid sequence is MWTRRRRAVALLGGAATLLLPFLRIGGDSAFRFDIPTMRLLFFGSVLWIDQFHLVLLLVLFLLLLAVGTTAVFGRVWCGWLCPQTVIAEVARWMASALPGRARKSGASVVLVPLSALVSLSLLWFFVPPAETFRNLFRSPVLLGFFLAQWGVVYGMVGVLGTRFCGTACPYGMLQNAVADGMTISVAFDPGRADCLRCNLCARVCPVGIDIRKGDQRECLACATCIDACRGVTAARGIDPFISYRGTVRRARAYLFAGTAAAAGLAFLFAVWAQPSVAFAVQWEGSGPGGGGNLYRYSVRNGRAEPVRMRLSVDRPARILGDPGIAAAPKSRAFGSVAVTSDGETRGEVRFTAEGNGFRFVREAAYP